The sequence below is a genomic window from Leptospira inadai serovar Lyme str. 10.
TCGAGGAAGCCGAGGACTGGAGGGCTAGAGCCACTACTCCCCTGGGTGAAACGAAGACCCTAAAAATGGTCCAACGAGGTCTTATCAGAGACGTATTCGACGAGAATACCGTTCCGGATAACGGCGGCGATCAAATAGACAAGAATCATATTTTAGGAATCAAGACCTATTTCAACGACCGCGGATTCGATAGAGTGGAAGTATTTCCACCTCATGAATACGTGATTAAGGGAAAAGCACGCCAGGTTTCCCTCTGGAGCTTGGGACGTAAGTTCAGACATACTCTCTTCGTGAAACTGAGAGATTATAAGGGTAAAACCCATAATATCCGTTTGGGCCGCTTGGATTATTTCGGTTGGAGAAAACTGACCGCTACGGTTCCGGGATTTGTTCCTCAAAGCACCCGCTTTGCGCTTCTGGATAAGAACCTACGGTTTGTGTCCTTATTCGTCACCAGCGATGTTCACGAAGTAGGGGGATCCTTCTACTTTTACGTTGATGATTTGGAAGTTCGTGCCGATAAATCGGATACGAAGTACCCCGGTTCCGAGATCAAAGACAACTGGTAATCTTCCTGTAGGGATTTACTCATGAGAAACTTCAGTAAAACTTTTAAAGCGACCGCAACGATCACGTTCGGAATTTGTGCAGTCCTTCTACTGGGTAGCGTGAGCGCCCAGTTCATCAAGAAAAA
It includes:
- the flaA2 gene encoding flagellar filament outer layer protein FlaA2, with protein sequence MGKKMYLLATVLFFLALTGTSGQQTGGNQNQGQNQQAGAPDPLEKIILENFEEAEDWRARATTPLGETKTLKMVQRGLIRDVFDENTVPDNGGDQIDKNHILGIKTYFNDRGFDRVEVFPPHEYVIKGKARQVSLWSLGRKFRHTLFVKLRDYKGKTHNIRLGRLDYFGWRKLTATVPGFVPQSTRFALLDKNLRFVSLFVTSDVHEVGGSFYFYVDDLEVRADKSDTKYPGSEIKDNW